The sequence CCTGGGCGAGATCACAGTTGAGCGAGCGGAGGTGCAGCATCTGCTCTTCGGTCTCGACGCCTTTTGCCACGGTCACGATGCCGAGCGCCTTGGCCATGCCGATCACGTGCTCGACGATGGTGGTGTCTTCCCGAGACTTGCCGATCCCGTGGACGAAGGAGCGGTCGATGCTGAGCAGGTCGAGGCTGAAGCGGCGGAGGAAGCTCAGTGATGAGTACCCGGTGCCGAAGTCGTCGAGCGCCAGGCTGACCCCGAGCACCTTGGCGTCCCGGAGCGTGGCCCATGCGGCGTCGACGTCGTGGAGCAGGCCGTTCTCGTTCACCTCGAGGCAGATGCGATCCGGATCGGCGCGGCTGGCCTCCAGCGACTCGCGTAGGTGGGCCACGAACGTCGCCTGGGCGAGCTGCCGGGCCGAGATGTTGACCTTGATGTTCAGCGCTGGTCGGTCTGGGTGGGCGTCCTGCCAGGCGCGGGACTGCCGGCACACCTCCTCGAGGATCCAGTTGCCGACCGGCACGATAAGGCCGGTCTCCTCGAGTGCAGGCATGAACTCCTCGGCACCCGTGACGCCGCGGACCGGGTCGTGCCAGCGCAGGAGAGCCTCGACCCCCACCAGGCGCTTGGTCCACAGGGACACGATCGGCTGGTAGTACAGGCGGAACTCGCCATTGTCGATGGCGGTGCGCAGGCGGCGCTCGGCAGTCGCCGGGGTGAGCTGCTCCCGCATGGAACGGTCGAACAGCGCATAGGACCCCGGACCCTGCCGGCGAGCTTGGTGCATCGCGGCGTCGGCATCGCTGAGCACCTCGTCGGCCCGGGAGGGGCGATCCTCGGTGATGGCGACCCCGACGCAGGCGGCGATACGGATCTGGTCGCCGTCGAGCGCGAAGGGCGCCTCCACCGCTTGGATGATCTTGGTGGCCAGGCGTTCCGCGGAACTGGCGTTGGTGAGGTCGGGGCAGAGGAACACGAATTCGTCGCCCGCGTAGCGCACGACCACATCCTCGGGACCGGCGATCCGGCGGAAGCGGTCGGCGATGGAGGTGAGCAGCTCGTCACCGACCTCGTGGCCGTACATCTCGTTGATCTTCTTCACCCCTTCGAGATCGACGAACAGCACCCCCACCCGCCGATGCTGGCGGCGAGCCAGGGCGAGCATCTCGTCGAAGGGCTGGCCTAGGAAGCGGCGGTTGGGGAGGTCGGTCAGGGGATCGTGAGTGGCCAGGTGGTCGAGCTGGGCGGCCGCCCTCGCCGCGTCGCGGTAGCGGCGGGCCGCGTAGAGCGTCGCCCCGAGCGGCGTGAGGATCAGAATGGCCGTGATGCCCGAGAGGCCCCGGCCTGACAGACCCCCTGCCCACTCCAGCACGGGGTCGGCCGCATCGGTGAGCACCGCAGCGCACGCGAGCAGCACCCCGACCGAGACGATCCACGCCAGGTCACGCCCCGCGCGCCCGTGCGGACCGAAGGCATCGGCCAACTGGCGGGCTTGCTCCTGTTCTCTGTCGACCATGGCTGCTACGTCGCCCCTCCCTACGCGGCCAGGAGGCCCTCACGTGAGGCCGCTCACGTGAAGCGACTCCACCACCATCAGCATCGGCGCTGCCCGGCCTGTGCTTGAACAGGCCAGGAGGCAGGTTAGGCGGCCTAGCTCGGATCCTGGGGGAGCGGCCATGGCGGGCTCGTGCGAGGCGGCACCAGTTTGCCACGCAGCCGGCCACGGGCGTCGCCGGCGAGGGGCAGCTGCTCCTGGACCGGCAGGCCGGATCCAGCCATCAACTCCGCCACCAGTGAGGCCGCTTCCGGCCAGCTGCGGGCCCTCGGCCCGTCGAGGTCGCGGTTGTAGGGCTGATCGAACACGATGACCGTACCGCCGGTCTCCCGCAGGGCGAGGACGTTGTGAGGGGCGTCGTCGATGTACACGTCGGCTTCTACCTGGGGCTTGTGGCCGAGGAAGCACAGGTCCCGGTACGGGATGCCGTTCTCGTCCAGCCAGGCGACCGTGTCGCCCACCGCCACAGCATGCCCCCAGTTCGTGTAGAGGCGGTGGGTGATGAGGCGGATCCACACCCCCGCATCGGAGAGACGCCACAACGCTTCAGCGCAGCCCGGGATCACCGGCATGGTGCGGAACATGCGGTGCTCGAGGACGCCGATCCGGTGCAGCCGCTCGAACTCCTCGCCGCTCAAGCCCCACTCCGCGAAGTCCCAGGATCGTT comes from Rhabdothermincola sediminis and encodes:
- a CDS encoding putative bifunctional diguanylate cyclase/phosphodiesterase, yielding MVDREQEQARQLADAFGPHGRAGRDLAWIVSVGVLLACAAVLTDAADPVLEWAGGLSGRGLSGITAILILTPLGATLYAARRYRDAARAAAQLDHLATHDPLTDLPNRRFLGQPFDEMLALARRQHRRVGVLFVDLEGVKKINEMYGHEVGDELLTSIADRFRRIAGPEDVVVRYAGDEFVFLCPDLTNASSAERLATKIIQAVEAPFALDGDQIRIAACVGVAITEDRPSRADEVLSDADAAMHQARRQGPGSYALFDRSMREQLTPATAERRLRTAIDNGEFRLYYQPIVSLWTKRLVGVEALLRWHDPVRGVTGAEEFMPALEETGLIVPVGNWILEEVCRQSRAWQDAHPDRPALNIKVNISARQLAQATFVAHLRESLEASRADPDRICLEVNENGLLHDVDAAWATLRDAKVLGVSLALDDFGTGYSSLSFLRRFSLDLLSIDRSFVHGIGKSREDTTIVEHVIGMAKALGIVTVAKGVETEEQMLHLRSLNCDLAQGWYFSEPQPPAMISQLLADTGSRQEWRPPPRTEDSDAAVVRVDRFEPIQAS
- a CDS encoding 5' nucleotidase, NT5C type, whose protein sequence is MRSGDFVLGVDLDGVCGDHSEAFRRVVAAERGVDPDSLVEQRSWDFAEWGLSGEEFERLHRIGVLEHRMFRTMPVIPGCAEALWRLSDAGVWIRLITHRLYTNWGHAVAVGDTVAWLDENGIPYRDLCFLGHKPQVEADVYIDDAPHNVLALRETGGTVIVFDQPYNRDLDGPRARSWPEAASLVAELMAGSGLPVQEQLPLAGDARGRLRGKLVPPRTSPPWPLPQDPS